The proteins below are encoded in one region of Oenanthe melanoleuca isolate GR-GAL-2019-014 chromosome 4A, OMel1.0, whole genome shotgun sequence:
- the ARHGEF6 gene encoding rho guanine nucleotide exchange factor 6 isoform X3, with the protein MWVPVHCCTGEQRWRQNSTMNPEEQIVTWLISLGVLNSPKKIVDDPEGFLKMSLKDGTVLCKLINRLLPGSAEKYCLEPKNEADCISNIQEFLKGCALLKVEVFDPHDLYTGDQFSKVLSTLTAVNKATEDQLSKGPCSHLSCPKPVAGAPPSDASGAASPAARVLRRQSQPVEMTENGSHQLVVKARFNFKQTNEDELSVNKGDIIYVTRVEEGGWWEGTLNGKTGWFPSNYVREIKSTDKPLSPKALKGPENTQLTKNYYPVVLQNILETERDYAKELQSLLGTYLRPLQSYDKLSAGDIAALLGNMEEISAFQQTLNQALEEVAKLPENQQRVGGCFMNLLPQFRSLYLAYCANHPSAVHVLTQHSDELEKFMESQGAASPGILILTTSLSKPFLRLEKYVTLLQELERHMEEAHADHEDVLKAITSFKSLVSQCQDLRKRKQLELQILSESIQRWEGEDIKMMGNVIYMSQVMVQSGGSEEKEERYFLLFSNVLLMLSASPRMSGFIYQGKLPLTGMTLTKLEDAEGNEHMFEITGSMMERITVSCSTSQDLHEWLDHLQRLTKGTCSTVSKTQSWSPHSTFSSAGQIRGPLEPPKILKPWSLSCLRPAPPLRPSAALSYKERMSYILKDSSKSPKTMKKFLPKRKTERKPSDEEFVIRKMQDVTGCSHCEPTCF; encoded by the exons ATGTGGGTTCCAGTGCACTGTTGTACAGGAGAACAGCGCTGGCGGCAGAACTCCACCATGAATCCAGAAGAACAGATTGTGACGTGGCTTATTTCACTAGGAGTCTTaaattcccctaaaaaaatAGTAGATGATCCAGAGGGGTTCCTGAAAATGTCTCTGAAAGATGGAACTGTGCTTTGCAAACTCATTAATCGGCTTCTTCCGGGATCTGCAGAAAAG taTTGTCTGGAGCCTAAAAATGAAGCTGATTGCATCAGTAATATTCAAGAGTTCTTGAAAGGCTGCGCACTTCTGAAAGTGGAG GTGTTTGATCCACATGATTTGTACACTGGAGATCAGTTCTCCAAGGTCCTGAGCACATTAACAGCTGTAAATAAAGCTACTGAAG ATCAGCTGTCGAAGGGGCCATGCTCACATCTGTCCTGTCCTAAGCCCGTGGCTGGAGCCCCGCCGAGCGACGCCAGCGGCGCAGCTTCCCCGGCAGCGCGGGTGCTCCGGAGGCAGTCCCAGCCTGTG GAGATGACCGAGAATGGCAGTCATCAGCTGGTGGTAAAGGCCAGGTTCAATTTTAAGCAGACCAATGAGGATGAACTCTCTGTTAACAAAGGGGACATTATTTATGTCACCCGAGTTGAAGAAGGGGGCTGGTGGGAAGGTACCTTGAATGGAAAAACAGGCTGGTTCCCAAGCAACTACGTCAGAGAAATCAAATCCACCG ataaACCACTCTCTCCCAAAGCATTAAAAGGGCCAGAAAACACTCAGCTGACAAAGAATTATTACCCTGTG GTGTTGCAAAATATTCTGGAAACAGAACGAGATTACGCAAAGGAACTACAGTCACTTCTTGGAACTTATTTAAGACCCCTCCAGTCTTATGATAA GCTCAGTGCCGGGGACATCGCAGCGCTGCTGGGAAACATGGaagaaatctctgcttttcagcaAACACTGAACCAAGCCTTAGAAGAAGTTGCAAA GCTCCCTGAGAACCAGCAGCGTGTGGGAGGCTGTTTCATGAACCTGCTGCCCCAGTTCCGCTCCCTGTACCTGGCGTACTGTGCTAACCACCCCTCAGCTGTCCATGTcctcacacagcacag TGATGAGCTGGAGAAATTCATGGAGAGCCAGGGTGCGGCCAGCCCAGGCATTCTCATCCTGACCACGAGCCTCAGCAAACCCTTCCTGAGGCTGGAGAAATACGtgaccctgctgcaggagctggagcggCACATGGAG GAGGCGCATGCAGATCATGAAGATGTTTTGAAAGCCATCACATCCTTCAAGTCCCTTGTG TCACAATGCCAGGACCTGAGGAAGAGGAAACAACTTGAGCTGCAAATCCTTTCTGAATCCATCCAGCGCTGGGAAGGAGAGGACATAAAAATGATGGGAAATGTCATCTACATGTCCCAGGTTATGGTGCAGTCTGGGGGAAGTGAG GAGAAAGAGGAGCGGTATTTCTTGTTATTTTCCAATGTTTTGCTGATGCTGTCTGCAAGCCCACGGATGAGTGGGTTCATCTATCAG GGAAAGCTGCCTTTGACAGGAATGACACTGACAAAGCTGGAAGATGCTGAAGGGAATGAGCACATGTTTGAAATCACAG GGAGCATGATGGAGCGGATCACTGtgtcctgcagcaccagccaggaCTTGCATGAATGGCTGGACCACTTGCAAAGGCTGACCAAGGGGACATGCAGCACTGTCTCCAAAACACAGTCCTGGAGCCCTCATTCG ACATTTAGTTCAGCTGGGCAGATCCGTGGGCCTCtggaaccccccaaaatcctcaaacCCTGGAGCTTGAGCTGCCTCCGTCCTGCTCCTCCACTCAGAccatcagcagcactgagtTACAAAGAG AGGATGTCTTATATCTTAAAG GATTCCAGCAAAAGTCCAAAAACAATGAAGAAGTTTCttccaaaaaggaaaactgagagAAAACCATCCGATGAAGAGTTTGTTATTCGGAAAA TGCAGGATGTGACAGGATGCTCTCACTGTGAGCCTACATGCTTCTGA
- the ARHGEF6 gene encoding rho guanine nucleotide exchange factor 6 isoform X2, which produces MWVPVHCCTGEQRWRQNSTMNPEEQIVTWLISLGVLNSPKKIVDDPEGFLKMSLKDGTVLCKLINRLLPGSAEKYCLEPKNEADCISNIQEFLKGCALLKVEVFDPHDLYTGDQFSKVLSTLTAVNKATEDQLSKGPCSHLSCPKPVAGAPPSDASGAASPAARVLRRQSQPVEMTENGSHQLVVKARFNFKQTNEDELSVNKGDIIYVTRVEEGGWWEGTLNGKTGWFPSNYVREIKSTDKPLSPKALKGPENTQLTKNYYPVVLQNILETERDYAKELQSLLGTYLRPLQSYDKLSAGDIAALLGNMEEISAFQQTLNQALEEVAKLPENQQRVGGCFMNLLPQFRSLYLAYCANHPSAVHVLTQHSDELEKFMESQGAASPGILILTTSLSKPFLRLEKYVTLLQELERHMEEAHADHEDVLKAITSFKSLVSQCQDLRKRKQLELQILSESIQRWEGEDIKMMGNVIYMSQVMVQSGGSEEKEERYFLLFSNVLLMLSASPRMSGFIYQGKLPLTGMTLTKLEDAEGNEHMFEITGSMMERITVSCSTSQDLHEWLDHLQRLTKGTCSTVSKTQSWSPHSTFSSAGQIRGPLEPPKILKPWSLSCLRPAPPLRPSAALSYKEDSSKSPKTMKKFLPKRKTERKPSDEEFVIRKSAAALEEDAQILKVIEAYCTGAGFQQALSSGSRKDSIPQVLLPEEEKIIIEETRSNGQTVTEEKSLVDTVYALKDEVKELKQENKRMKQCLEEELKSRKDLEKLVRRLLKQTDECGREDTGRKSSLIA; this is translated from the exons ATGTGGGTTCCAGTGCACTGTTGTACAGGAGAACAGCGCTGGCGGCAGAACTCCACCATGAATCCAGAAGAACAGATTGTGACGTGGCTTATTTCACTAGGAGTCTTaaattcccctaaaaaaatAGTAGATGATCCAGAGGGGTTCCTGAAAATGTCTCTGAAAGATGGAACTGTGCTTTGCAAACTCATTAATCGGCTTCTTCCGGGATCTGCAGAAAAG taTTGTCTGGAGCCTAAAAATGAAGCTGATTGCATCAGTAATATTCAAGAGTTCTTGAAAGGCTGCGCACTTCTGAAAGTGGAG GTGTTTGATCCACATGATTTGTACACTGGAGATCAGTTCTCCAAGGTCCTGAGCACATTAACAGCTGTAAATAAAGCTACTGAAG ATCAGCTGTCGAAGGGGCCATGCTCACATCTGTCCTGTCCTAAGCCCGTGGCTGGAGCCCCGCCGAGCGACGCCAGCGGCGCAGCTTCCCCGGCAGCGCGGGTGCTCCGGAGGCAGTCCCAGCCTGTG GAGATGACCGAGAATGGCAGTCATCAGCTGGTGGTAAAGGCCAGGTTCAATTTTAAGCAGACCAATGAGGATGAACTCTCTGTTAACAAAGGGGACATTATTTATGTCACCCGAGTTGAAGAAGGGGGCTGGTGGGAAGGTACCTTGAATGGAAAAACAGGCTGGTTCCCAAGCAACTACGTCAGAGAAATCAAATCCACCG ataaACCACTCTCTCCCAAAGCATTAAAAGGGCCAGAAAACACTCAGCTGACAAAGAATTATTACCCTGTG GTGTTGCAAAATATTCTGGAAACAGAACGAGATTACGCAAAGGAACTACAGTCACTTCTTGGAACTTATTTAAGACCCCTCCAGTCTTATGATAA GCTCAGTGCCGGGGACATCGCAGCGCTGCTGGGAAACATGGaagaaatctctgcttttcagcaAACACTGAACCAAGCCTTAGAAGAAGTTGCAAA GCTCCCTGAGAACCAGCAGCGTGTGGGAGGCTGTTTCATGAACCTGCTGCCCCAGTTCCGCTCCCTGTACCTGGCGTACTGTGCTAACCACCCCTCAGCTGTCCATGTcctcacacagcacag TGATGAGCTGGAGAAATTCATGGAGAGCCAGGGTGCGGCCAGCCCAGGCATTCTCATCCTGACCACGAGCCTCAGCAAACCCTTCCTGAGGCTGGAGAAATACGtgaccctgctgcaggagctggagcggCACATGGAG GAGGCGCATGCAGATCATGAAGATGTTTTGAAAGCCATCACATCCTTCAAGTCCCTTGTG TCACAATGCCAGGACCTGAGGAAGAGGAAACAACTTGAGCTGCAAATCCTTTCTGAATCCATCCAGCGCTGGGAAGGAGAGGACATAAAAATGATGGGAAATGTCATCTACATGTCCCAGGTTATGGTGCAGTCTGGGGGAAGTGAG GAGAAAGAGGAGCGGTATTTCTTGTTATTTTCCAATGTTTTGCTGATGCTGTCTGCAAGCCCACGGATGAGTGGGTTCATCTATCAG GGAAAGCTGCCTTTGACAGGAATGACACTGACAAAGCTGGAAGATGCTGAAGGGAATGAGCACATGTTTGAAATCACAG GGAGCATGATGGAGCGGATCACTGtgtcctgcagcaccagccaggaCTTGCATGAATGGCTGGACCACTTGCAAAGGCTGACCAAGGGGACATGCAGCACTGTCTCCAAAACACAGTCCTGGAGCCCTCATTCG ACATTTAGTTCAGCTGGGCAGATCCGTGGGCCTCtggaaccccccaaaatcctcaaacCCTGGAGCTTGAGCTGCCTCCGTCCTGCTCCTCCACTCAGAccatcagcagcactgagtTACAAAGAG GATTCCAGCAAAAGTCCAAAAACAATGAAGAAGTTTCttccaaaaaggaaaactgagagAAAACCATCCGATGAAGAGTTTGTTATTCGGAAAA gtgctgctgctctggaggaggATGCTCAGATCCTGAAAGTGATTGAAGCATACTGTACGGGGGCAGGCTTCCAGCAAGCTCTCAGCTCAG GCTCTCGTAAAGACTCCATCCCCCAAGTCCTTCTTCCTGAGGAAGAGAAAATCATCATAGAGGAAACACGAAGCAATGGCCAGACAGTCACAGAGGAAAA
- the ARHGEF6 gene encoding rho guanine nucleotide exchange factor 6 isoform X1, producing MWVPVHCCTGEQRWRQNSTMNPEEQIVTWLISLGVLNSPKKIVDDPEGFLKMSLKDGTVLCKLINRLLPGSAEKYCLEPKNEADCISNIQEFLKGCALLKVEVFDPHDLYTGDQFSKVLSTLTAVNKATEDQLSKGPCSHLSCPKPVAGAPPSDASGAASPAARVLRRQSQPVEMTENGSHQLVVKARFNFKQTNEDELSVNKGDIIYVTRVEEGGWWEGTLNGKTGWFPSNYVREIKSTDKPLSPKALKGPENTQLTKNYYPVVLQNILETERDYAKELQSLLGTYLRPLQSYDKLSAGDIAALLGNMEEISAFQQTLNQALEEVAKLPENQQRVGGCFMNLLPQFRSLYLAYCANHPSAVHVLTQHSDELEKFMESQGAASPGILILTTSLSKPFLRLEKYVTLLQELERHMEEAHADHEDVLKAITSFKSLVSQCQDLRKRKQLELQILSESIQRWEGEDIKMMGNVIYMSQVMVQSGGSEEKEERYFLLFSNVLLMLSASPRMSGFIYQGKLPLTGMTLTKLEDAEGNEHMFEITGSMMERITVSCSTSQDLHEWLDHLQRLTKGTCSTVSKTQSWSPHSTFSSAGQIRGPLEPPKILKPWSLSCLRPAPPLRPSAALSYKERMSYILKDSSKSPKTMKKFLPKRKTERKPSDEEFVIRKSAAALEEDAQILKVIEAYCTGAGFQQALSSGSRKDSIPQVLLPEEEKIIIEETRSNGQTVTEEKSLVDTVYALKDEVKELKQENKRMKQCLEEELKSRKDLEKLVRRLLKQTDECGREDTGRKSSLIA from the exons ATGTGGGTTCCAGTGCACTGTTGTACAGGAGAACAGCGCTGGCGGCAGAACTCCACCATGAATCCAGAAGAACAGATTGTGACGTGGCTTATTTCACTAGGAGTCTTaaattcccctaaaaaaatAGTAGATGATCCAGAGGGGTTCCTGAAAATGTCTCTGAAAGATGGAACTGTGCTTTGCAAACTCATTAATCGGCTTCTTCCGGGATCTGCAGAAAAG taTTGTCTGGAGCCTAAAAATGAAGCTGATTGCATCAGTAATATTCAAGAGTTCTTGAAAGGCTGCGCACTTCTGAAAGTGGAG GTGTTTGATCCACATGATTTGTACACTGGAGATCAGTTCTCCAAGGTCCTGAGCACATTAACAGCTGTAAATAAAGCTACTGAAG ATCAGCTGTCGAAGGGGCCATGCTCACATCTGTCCTGTCCTAAGCCCGTGGCTGGAGCCCCGCCGAGCGACGCCAGCGGCGCAGCTTCCCCGGCAGCGCGGGTGCTCCGGAGGCAGTCCCAGCCTGTG GAGATGACCGAGAATGGCAGTCATCAGCTGGTGGTAAAGGCCAGGTTCAATTTTAAGCAGACCAATGAGGATGAACTCTCTGTTAACAAAGGGGACATTATTTATGTCACCCGAGTTGAAGAAGGGGGCTGGTGGGAAGGTACCTTGAATGGAAAAACAGGCTGGTTCCCAAGCAACTACGTCAGAGAAATCAAATCCACCG ataaACCACTCTCTCCCAAAGCATTAAAAGGGCCAGAAAACACTCAGCTGACAAAGAATTATTACCCTGTG GTGTTGCAAAATATTCTGGAAACAGAACGAGATTACGCAAAGGAACTACAGTCACTTCTTGGAACTTATTTAAGACCCCTCCAGTCTTATGATAA GCTCAGTGCCGGGGACATCGCAGCGCTGCTGGGAAACATGGaagaaatctctgcttttcagcaAACACTGAACCAAGCCTTAGAAGAAGTTGCAAA GCTCCCTGAGAACCAGCAGCGTGTGGGAGGCTGTTTCATGAACCTGCTGCCCCAGTTCCGCTCCCTGTACCTGGCGTACTGTGCTAACCACCCCTCAGCTGTCCATGTcctcacacagcacag TGATGAGCTGGAGAAATTCATGGAGAGCCAGGGTGCGGCCAGCCCAGGCATTCTCATCCTGACCACGAGCCTCAGCAAACCCTTCCTGAGGCTGGAGAAATACGtgaccctgctgcaggagctggagcggCACATGGAG GAGGCGCATGCAGATCATGAAGATGTTTTGAAAGCCATCACATCCTTCAAGTCCCTTGTG TCACAATGCCAGGACCTGAGGAAGAGGAAACAACTTGAGCTGCAAATCCTTTCTGAATCCATCCAGCGCTGGGAAGGAGAGGACATAAAAATGATGGGAAATGTCATCTACATGTCCCAGGTTATGGTGCAGTCTGGGGGAAGTGAG GAGAAAGAGGAGCGGTATTTCTTGTTATTTTCCAATGTTTTGCTGATGCTGTCTGCAAGCCCACGGATGAGTGGGTTCATCTATCAG GGAAAGCTGCCTTTGACAGGAATGACACTGACAAAGCTGGAAGATGCTGAAGGGAATGAGCACATGTTTGAAATCACAG GGAGCATGATGGAGCGGATCACTGtgtcctgcagcaccagccaggaCTTGCATGAATGGCTGGACCACTTGCAAAGGCTGACCAAGGGGACATGCAGCACTGTCTCCAAAACACAGTCCTGGAGCCCTCATTCG ACATTTAGTTCAGCTGGGCAGATCCGTGGGCCTCtggaaccccccaaaatcctcaaacCCTGGAGCTTGAGCTGCCTCCGTCCTGCTCCTCCACTCAGAccatcagcagcactgagtTACAAAGAG AGGATGTCTTATATCTTAAAG GATTCCAGCAAAAGTCCAAAAACAATGAAGAAGTTTCttccaaaaaggaaaactgagagAAAACCATCCGATGAAGAGTTTGTTATTCGGAAAA gtgctgctgctctggaggaggATGCTCAGATCCTGAAAGTGATTGAAGCATACTGTACGGGGGCAGGCTTCCAGCAAGCTCTCAGCTCAG GCTCTCGTAAAGACTCCATCCCCCAAGTCCTTCTTCCTGAGGAAGAGAAAATCATCATAGAGGAAACACGAAGCAATGGCCAGACAGTCACAGAGGAAAA